AAGCTGGCGGCACCAAATTCCGTCAGTTCAGCCTGCAACGCACGGTTAAAGACCACTTTTCCCATCTTCAGCTGAAACAGGCGGCTTTTCTTTTCTGCCTCCAGGTTCTCGCTGCTGCCGATATAGATTTTTCCGTTGGCTTTATTGCGAATCTGGAAAATCCCCATCTCCGGCCGACTCTCTTTGTATTCCTGCTTGAGCTGTGCCCGCTTGCTTTTTTTTCGGGCTGATTGTTCAAGATTCATCATCGCTTTCCCATTCGTTTTGTTATCCTGAGGCTCCCGCCAGTAACCGGTGCCATCCCGCTGGATCAGGCGTTCATCGACCAATAACCGGCGGATGGTACAATAATCGTCATAGAGCGGCTGCAGCAGACCAGTGACCTCGGCTTCGGAGTAGCGTTGTCCCGGCTGAAACCGCAGTGCAAATTCTTCCAGGATAATCAGTCGCTTTTTATGCTGAGCCGGCAACTTTTCCAGCACGCCCCCGTTAAAAAAGGTGGTCAGGACTTTGCGGCGATAGACCTCCATCCGCTGATCCTGCAAATTCTTGCTGGCCGGAGCGGCACAGACAATCTCAC
This genomic window from Pelobacter seleniigenes DSM 18267 contains:
- a CDS encoding metalloregulator ArsR/SmtB family transcription factor, which encodes MNAAQSIAIMKALADESRLAMLNSLLEQPQYVEELAKRHALAPSTVSFHLKKLEQAGLVQSRKEQYYVIIAANEQLLQVTLREIVCAAPASKNLQDQRMEVYRRKVLTTFFNGGVLEKLPAQHKKRLIILEEFALRFQPGQRYSEAEVTGLLQPLYDDYCTIRRLLVDERLIQRDGTGYWREPQDNKTNGKAMMNLEQSARKKSKRAQLKQEYKESRPEMGIFQIRNKANGKIYIGSSENLEAEKKSRLFQLKMGKVVFNRALQAELTEFGAASFEFSVLETLVEPDKIDHPKRALLALKLKWQEQLQPFAERGYNSRKGFEREQASGLAGG